A genomic region of bacterium contains the following coding sequences:
- a CDS encoding alanine--glyoxylate aminotransferase family protein gives MRKNYLLTPGPTSVPSDVLLDLAKPIVHHRTPQFTEIFRSVNEGLKYVFQTKNDVLMFASSGTGAMEASVVNLLSPGDKALTIKGGKFGERWDEICKAYNIETFPIDVEWGKPVNPEDVRSILKREKGIKVVFATLIETSTGVMHDVKALGSIVKEFPAVLVVDAVSGLGAVDIQTDNWNVDVVVAGSQKALMLPPGLAFASVSNKAWDLVENSKCPKYYWSFAKARKSLKTDQTPYTPAVSLIVGLSKSLEMIKEEGLENVLARHSKLAKATRAAIKAMGLELLASESPSDAVTAVKVPQGVDGVDLVKSLKKRYDVMITGGQEQLKGKIIRIAHMGYSDTFDIITVISALEMALVDSGYNFELGKGIKAAEEVLK, from the coding sequence ATGAGAAAAAATTATCTTCTAACTCCAGGCCCGACTTCTGTTCCTTCTGATGTTCTATTAGATCTCGCTAAGCCTATTGTGCATCATAGAACCCCTCAATTTACTGAGATATTTCGTTCTGTTAATGAAGGGCTGAAATATGTCTTTCAGACAAAAAACGATGTCCTCATGTTTGCTTCATCAGGCACAGGAGCTATGGAAGCCAGTGTTGTTAATCTTCTGTCTCCCGGGGATAAAGCACTGACAATTAAAGGGGGTAAGTTTGGAGAAAGATGGGATGAAATATGTAAGGCATACAACATAGAAACTTTCCCAATAGATGTTGAATGGGGTAAGCCTGTTAATCCTGAGGATGTAAGGAGCATTTTAAAAAGAGAAAAGGGAATAAAAGTTGTTTTTGCCACATTGATAGAAACATCAACGGGTGTTATGCATGATGTCAAAGCATTAGGCAGTATTGTCAAAGAATTTCCTGCTGTTTTAGTAGTGGATGCTGTTAGCGGGCTTGGAGCGGTTGATATACAGACTGATAATTGGAATGTGGATGTAGTAGTTGCCGGTTCTCAGAAGGCGTTAATGCTGCCTCCCGGATTGGCGTTTGCAAGCGTAAGCAATAAAGCATGGGATTTGGTAGAAAACTCCAAATGTCCTAAATATTACTGGAGTTTTGCAAAGGCAAGAAAATCTCTAAAAACTGATCAAACTCCATATACTCCTGCTGTGTCACTAATAGTTGGTTTAAGTAAGTCATTGGAGATGATAAAGGAAGAAGGACTTGAGAATGTACTTGCAAGACACAGCAAACTGGCTAAAGCTACGCGAGCTGCAATAAAAGCTATGGGGCTTGAACTTTTAGCTTCAGAATCTCCATCAGACGCAGTAACGGCTGTTAAGGTTCCACAGGGAGTAGATGGCGTGGATTTGGTAAAGAGCTTAAAGAAGAGATATGATGTTATGATTACCGGCGGCCAGGAGCAGCTTAAGGGGAAGATAATAAGAATCGCTCATATGGGTTATTCAGATACGTTTGATATTATTACAGTAATTTCAGCCTTGGAAATGGCTCTGGTAGATTCCGGATATAATTTTGAACTTGGCAAAGGGATAAAAGCTGCAGAGGAGGTCCTAAAATGA
- a CDS encoding AAA family ATPase → MKNIKRMLEIKLPERQSAFLWGPRKTGKTTYLKSHFPDSLVYDFLKTDFFIEILKNPALLREQILAKNNSVLKHPIILDEVQKVPQVLDEVHWLIENKGLRFILCGSSARKLRRGHVNLLGGRAWRYEMFPLVTAELKKIDLLRILNHGMIPSHYLQDDDYKKSLKAYVQDYLKEEVFAEGLTRNIPAFSRFFDAFGYSHGELTNYSNVARECGVDSKTVKEYYQILVDTLLAMRIEPFKKRQSRHVITKIPKYYLFDVGVAGCLTKRHLEEEKGVDFGKAFEHFLLMEIVAYRSYSGKDFEINFWRTKSGIEVDFVLGKGEIAVEIKGTNRVDKRDLNGLMTFMESYSPKRRIIVCNEKEKRLHAKIEIVPWYNFLSELWEGKIL, encoded by the coding sequence ATGAAGAATATTAAAAGAATGCTGGAGATAAAGCTTCCTGAAAGGCAATCCGCGTTTTTGTGGGGACCAAGAAAAACGGGGAAAACCACATATTTAAAGAGTCACTTTCCTGATAGCCTTGTGTATGATTTTCTGAAGACAGACTTTTTTATCGAAATCTTGAAAAATCCGGCGCTATTGCGAGAGCAAATACTTGCAAAGAATAATAGTGTCTTAAAGCATCCAATAATACTTGACGAGGTGCAAAAAGTTCCTCAGGTGCTTGATGAAGTACACTGGCTGATTGAGAACAAAGGATTAAGATTTATTCTCTGTGGATCAAGCGCAAGAAAATTACGAAGGGGACATGTTAATCTTTTAGGTGGAAGAGCCTGGCGTTACGAAATGTTCCCGCTTGTTACAGCTGAGCTTAAAAAGATTGATCTCCTGCGTATTCTAAATCATGGCATGATACCATCGCATTATTTACAGGATGACGATTATAAAAAATCCTTAAAAGCTTATGTGCAGGATTATTTAAAAGAGGAGGTCTTTGCCGAGGGATTAACGCGAAATATCCCTGCCTTTTCAAGGTTTTTTGACGCATTTGGATATTCACACGGTGAGCTTACGAATTATTCTAATGTTGCGCGAGAGTGTGGAGTAGATTCAAAAACAGTCAAAGAATACTATCAAATCCTTGTCGACACATTGCTGGCTATGCGGATTGAACCTTTCAAAAAGAGACAATCACGGCATGTTATAACTAAGATTCCGAAGTATTACTTGTTTGATGTAGGAGTTGCCGGATGCCTAACAAAGCGGCATCTTGAGGAAGAAAAAGGTGTTGACTTTGGAAAAGCGTTTGAACACTTCTTGCTTATGGAGATAGTTGCTTACCGATCTTATAGCGGCAAGGATTTTGAAATAAATTTCTGGAGAACAAAGTCTGGTATTGAAGTAGATTTCGTGCTCGGAAAAGGAGAGATTGCCGTGGAGATAAAAGGAACGAACCGCGTTGATAAAAGGGATCTTAACGGACTGATGACTTTTATGGAAAGTTATTCTCCAAAAAGAAGGATCATTGTTTGCAATGAAAAAGAAAAGAGACTTCATGCCAAAATAGAGATAGTCCCCTGGTATAATTTTCTGAGCGAATTATGGGAAGGAAAAATTCTTTAA